The following nucleotide sequence is from Tepidibacillus fermentans.
TACATTGGTTCCACCTTGTGAGATCTCTGTCTGAAATCCTTCTGGTTTATCCGTGATAAACTCCATGGCTTGCGCTATTTCCGCCGCTTTCTGCATATCTTCCTCTGTTGCATGTTCATTGGCATATTTCAAGTTCGATTCAATGGTTCCACTAAATAAAGAGCTTTTTTGTGGTACATAGCCAATTTTTTCTCGAAGAGCATGTTGTGTCGTTTCTCTTACATCTACTCCATCAACCAAGATCTGGCCATCTGTCACATCATAGAAACGAAGAATTAAATTCACCAAGGTGGTCTTTCCTGAACCGGTGGACCCGATAATAGCAGTGGTTTGGCCTGGCAAAGCTTTGAAACTGATATTTTTTAATATATCTTCCTCTGCTCCATGATATCGGAAAGAAACATTTTTAAACTCCACGACACCTTTTAATTCTTCTTTAAAGTTTTTTGGACGCTCAGGATCTTTGATCTCAGGCTCAGTTTCTAGAACCTCAGCAATCCGCTGTGCCGATACGGAAGCTCTAGGTATCATCATAAACATAAAGGACATCATTAAGAAGGCAAAGATGATTTGCATCGCATATTGCATGAATGCCATCATATCTCCTACCTGCATGCTTGAATTGGCAATCTGATGAGCGCCAACCCAAACGATCAGCAATACAATGCCATTCATGATCAACATCATTGTAGGGAACATCACTACCATCACACGATTAACAAATAGATTCACATTTGTCAGTTCTTTATTCACCTGATCAAATCGGTTCTCTTCAAATTTCTGCGTGTTAAATGCCCGAATCACCATCATCCCCGACAAGTTCTCTCGCATTACTAAGTTAAGTCGATCGATTAGTTTTTGGATGACCTTGAACTTTGGCAAAGTAACCATAAATACTCCAGAGATTAAGATTAAAAGTGCGATAACGGCTACGGCAATAATCCAAGACATCGACGTACTTTTGTCTATCGCTTTAATGACTCCTCCAATGCCTAAAATCGGTGCATAAATCACCATTCTGATCATCATGACAACCAACATTTGGATTTGTGTAATATCATTCGTAGTTCTTGTGATGAGTGATGCCGTAGAAAACTGATCCAGTTCCGTTTTTGAAAAGTTCTCAACTTTTGCAAAGACAAGTCTGCGCAAATTTTTCGCCAATCCTGCTGCGGTTTTTGATGATAGAAAGCCGACAAGTACAATAGAAATAGCGCTGATTAACGAGATGAGAAGCATGACCATTCCCGTGTTGATAATATATCGGTTTTGAATTTTATCTGTGTCCATTCCTAATGCGGCATACTCAGTTTTTACTGAATTTGCAGCCGCTTGGATAATCATATTATCCCCTAATGCGGTGAATTTCTCATTCATTTGCTGGCTTATTTTGAATCGTTGATCTGCTGGCAAATTCGCAAAGAAAGCAAAGAGATCCGTATTGGCTGGAATTTTCTTTCCATTGAAATCAATAAATCCATCCTTTGCCTCTGCTTTCATCTTCTCAACACCAGACACAGCTAGGAGTGCTTTACCCATGATCGGATTGAGTTGATCTATTTCTGTCTTATCGATTTTCTTTAAGACATATACAGGCTCCTTAGCCAACGTTGGATATTTTTCCACGTATTGATCATAATCTGAACTTGAATGATCAATAAGGGTATACTGATTCAACACCTTGTTCTTCTCGTTTTCCTTCATAAAGATGGTGAGCTTATTCATCTGGCTTTGCCGTATCGCCTCTGGTACGGCATTTTCAATTCCACCCTGCTGGATGCCTTTATTTACAATATTGGACATATAGTCGGGTAATGAAAGATCAGCCATCGCCTGAACAAAAAGGAGAACAATGGCCGCAATGATTAACCCCGTAAAAGGCTTTAGATGTTTCGCCAATTTAAACATAATCCAATCTACTCCTTCTTCTGTTGGTGTCTTTCCATTAATTCTTTCAGGAGGATTAAACCTTCAAATATCTTATCAATTTCTTCTGAAGCGGTTTCGTTCATTATGGTTTCGAACTTTTTTTCAATTTCACTAAAATGCTTTCGCACCTGTTTTCGAAACTCAGATGTTACATTGACATAAACGACTCGTCGATCCTCTTCACTTCTCGTTCTTTCAACATAACCTTGTTTTTCTAATCGATCCACAATACCAGATACTGTGCTATTCGATAACCCCATTCGCTCACTCAAATCACTGATTTTCATTTTTCCGTGATGAACCAATATCCCCATCAACATTCCCTGTGGACCTGTTACGTTCATTTCCTTAAAACCTTGCTCTATATTTTGCTTGAAAGAATCCATGATTTGCTTTAAAACTTTCACCACCATCATGCCTTTATTTAGTTCTTTCATAATCTGCTCCTTTCAGGTTATTTTAGTATTATTAAAATATTTCGCCTTACAAAATTTCGTATCGATATATTTTGTATACGAAATATATTGTAATGCTAATCTCAATATGTGTAAAGAGGAATTAGAAAATAAAAAACCCCACATCACACTAAAAAAGACGATCCCCCCAATTGAGAGATCGTCTTCTTACTCTTAATTATTCAATTACCCAATCGAACCTTCCATCTCAAACTTGATCAGGCGGTTCATTTCTACGGCATATTCCATTGGGAGTTCTTTTGTAAATGGCTCAATGAATCCCATGATAATCATTTGGGTTGCATCCTCTTCCGAGATCCCACGGCTCATTAAGTAGAATAATTGTTCTTCACTTACCTTACTGACGGTTGCTTCATGCTCTAATGTAATATTGTTGTTCATCACTTCGTTATATGGAATGGTGTCAGAAGTGGACAACTCATCAAGAATCAATGTATCACACTTCACGCTAGATTTCGATCCTTGCGAGTTCTTCCCAAAACTTGCTAACCCTCGATAAGTTGCTTTTCCACCGTGCTTACTGATCGATTTGGATACGATCGTTGAAGTACAATCTGGTGCAAGGTGGATAACCTTTGCTCCTGCATCTTGATGTTGCCCCTTTCCTGCCATGGCAATGGATAAAATCATCGCTTTCGCTCTAGGCCCTTTCATAATCACAGCGGGATATTTCATCGTTAATTTACTTCCGATATTCCCATCAACCCATTCCACCGTTGCATCTTCTTCGGCAACCGCACGTTTTGTTACCAAGTTATAAATATTCGGTGCCCAGTTTTGAATGGTCGTATAACGAACATATGCCCCTTTTTTGGCAATGATCTCAACCACTGCACTATGAAGGGATTCGGTACTGTATACAGGTGCGGTACAACCTTCAACATAATGCACAGAAGCACCTTCATCAGCTATAATTAATGTACGCTCGAATTGACCCATTTTTTCTGTATTAATTCGGAAATACGCTTGAAGTGGGATTTCTAATTTTACACCTTTTGGTACATAGATAAAACTTCCACCAGACCAAACCGCACTGTTTAAAGCTGCAAATTTATTGTCTGAAGGTGGAATAACAGTTCCGAAATATTCTTTAAATAGTTCAGGATATTGTTTCAATGCAGAATCGGTGTCCATGAAAATAACACCTTTTTCCTCTAACTCTTTTTGCATATTGTGATAAACGACTTCAGATTCGTACTGAGCCGATACCCCCGCTAACCATTTTTGTTCTGCTTCAGGAATTCCTAATTTATCAAACGTATTTTTGATTTCTTCTGGTACTTCATCCCATGATTTCTCTGTTCTTTCTGATGGTTTGACATAGTACGTAATATCATCAAAATTGAGTTCGCTTAAATCCCCACCCCATAAAGGCATAGGAAAGGCTAAAAATTTCTCAAGCGATTTCAACCGGAATTCTAACATCCACTCAGGCTCACCCTTGATTCTTGAGATCTCTTCAACGACTTCTCTGGATAAGCCTTTACCTGTTTTGAATATGGAAACATCTTTATCTCGAAACCCATATTGGTATTCTTCACTAATTTCTGGAGCTTTTTTTGACATTTAATCAGCCTCCTTTTTACTCGTGATGATGGTCTTCATCACAATGATCACAATGATGTTCTTTAATTCCCTTTTCCATTGCTTTCCATGCTAATGTTGCGCACTTAATCCTTGCAGGAAATTTACATACTCCTTGTAATGCTTCGATGTCTTCAAAGTCGTCCGTATTCACATCTTCACCAAGCATCATCTTAGAAAAACGGTCTGCTAAATCAAGAGCTTCTTCTACTTTTAACCCCTTAATTGCTTCTGTCATCATCGATGCGGATGACATACTAATCGAACATCCTTGGCCACGGAATTTTGCATCTTTAATTTTTCCATCTTCCACTTTCATTTGAAGGGTAATTTGATCACCACAGGTTGGATTTTTCAGTTGAATGGTTGCATCTGCATCTTCCAACTCTCCCATATTCCTTGGTGCTTGATAATGATCCATAATAACCCTACGATATAAATCATCTAGTGAAGACATGACTAAAATACCCCTTTGTCTTTATTAATGCTTCGATCCAACGATCGATTTCCTCTTTTGTATTATATAAATAAAAACTTGCCCTCGCTGTAGCTGACACATCCAGCCATTTCATCAAGGGTTGTGCACAATGATGGCCAGCTCGAACAGCAATACCCTCTGTATCTAGGACAGTCGCCACATCATGGGGATGAACGCCTTCTAAATTAAAGGCGATTAATCCGCCGCGATTCGTTTTCGGACCATACATCGTAAATCCATTAATGGTTTTAACTCGTTCCATCGCATATTCGATCAATTCATGTT
It contains:
- the sufU gene encoding Fe-S cluster assembly sulfur transfer protein SufU, whose protein sequence is MSSLDDLYRRVIMDHYQAPRNMGELEDADATIQLKNPTCGDQITLQMKVEDGKIKDAKFRGQGCSISMSSASMMTEAIKGLKVEEALDLADRFSKMMLGEDVNTDDFEDIEALQGVCKFPARIKCATLAWKAMEKGIKEHHCDHCDEDHHHE
- a CDS encoding ABC transporter ATP-binding protein, giving the protein MFKLAKHLKPFTGLIIAAIVLLFVQAMADLSLPDYMSNIVNKGIQQGGIENAVPEAIRQSQMNKLTIFMKENEKNKVLNQYTLIDHSSSDYDQYVEKYPTLAKEPVYVLKKIDKTEIDQLNPIMGKALLAVSGVEKMKAEAKDGFIDFNGKKIPANTDLFAFFANLPADQRFKISQQMNEKFTALGDNMIIQAAANSVKTEYAALGMDTDKIQNRYIINTGMVMLLISLISAISIVLVGFLSSKTAAGLAKNLRRLVFAKVENFSKTELDQFSTASLITRTTNDITQIQMLVVMMIRMVIYAPILGIGGVIKAIDKSTSMSWIIAVAVIALLILISGVFMVTLPKFKVIQKLIDRLNLVMRENLSGMMVIRAFNTQKFEENRFDQVNKELTNVNLFVNRVMVVMFPTMMLIMNGIVLLIVWVGAHQIANSSMQVGDMMAFMQYAMQIIFAFLMMSFMFMMIPRASVSAQRIAEVLETEPEIKDPERPKNFKEELKGVVEFKNVSFRYHGAEEDILKNISFKALPGQTTAIIGSTGSGKTTLVNLILRFYDVTDGQILVDGVDVRETTQHALREKIGYVPQKSSLFSGTIESNLKYANEHATEEDMQKAAEIAQAMEFITDKPEGFQTEISQGGTNVSGGQKQRLSIARALMKKPEIYIFDDSFSALDFKTDAALRRALKDQTKSSTILIVAQRVSTIMNADQIIVLDEGRIVCKGTHRELMENCETYQEIALSQLSKEELA
- a CDS encoding MarR family winged helix-turn-helix transcriptional regulator, coding for MKELNKGMMVVKVLKQIMDSFKQNIEQGFKEMNVTGPQGMLMGILVHHGKMKISDLSERMGLSNSTVSGIVDRLEKQGYVERTRSEEDRRVVYVNVTSEFRKQVRKHFSEIEKKFETIMNETASEEIDKIFEGLILLKELMERHQQKKE
- the sufB gene encoding Fe-S cluster assembly protein SufB gives rise to the protein MSKKAPEISEEYQYGFRDKDVSIFKTGKGLSREVVEEISRIKGEPEWMLEFRLKSLEKFLAFPMPLWGGDLSELNFDDITYYVKPSERTEKSWDEVPEEIKNTFDKLGIPEAEQKWLAGVSAQYESEVVYHNMQKELEEKGVIFMDTDSALKQYPELFKEYFGTVIPPSDNKFAALNSAVWSGGSFIYVPKGVKLEIPLQAYFRINTEKMGQFERTLIIADEGASVHYVEGCTAPVYSTESLHSAVVEIIAKKGAYVRYTTIQNWAPNIYNLVTKRAVAEEDATVEWVDGNIGSKLTMKYPAVIMKGPRAKAMILSIAMAGKGQHQDAGAKVIHLAPDCTSTIVSKSISKHGGKATYRGLASFGKNSQGSKSSVKCDTLILDELSTSDTIPYNEVMNNNITLEHEATVSKVSEEQLFYLMSRGISEEDATQMIIMGFIEPFTKELPMEYAVEMNRLIKFEMEGSIG